From one Paramormyrops kingsleyae isolate MSU_618 chromosome 1, PKINGS_0.4, whole genome shotgun sequence genomic stretch:
- the LOC111849489 gene encoding uncharacterized protein isoform X3 encodes MSGCGGGLIGAVSKGTEEEVADCRQERKEPSQGDEERLQSEENDKLLINSKQNGLTWAGEDPTDPWNQDGPTPLTLIPSPWDYQWEEMLMEALPLSDRSSGLHPADLTTGALTAKLIQVALDLLPRPVSAPLDMVWVYTAEPPPPALYPTHTGDFLLHSAAVAEDLVKSLEGLHYSEGRRASGGV; translated from the exons atgAGTGGGTGTGGCGGGGGCCTCATTGGGGCTGTTTCCAAGGGCACAGAGGAGGAGGTGGCAGACTGCAGGCAGGAGCGTAAGGAGCCTTCCCAGGGAGACGAAGAGAGGCTACAGAGTGAGGAGAATGACAAACTCCTTATCAACAGCAAGCAGAACGGCCTGACATGG GCCGGGGAAGACCCGACAGACCCGTGGAACCAGGATGGACCGACGCCATTGACTCTGATCCCGAGTCCCTGGGATTACCAGTGGGAGGAGATGTTGATGGAGGCGCTGCCACTGTCAGA CAGAAGCTCCGGCCTGCACCCCGCTGATCTGACCACCGGTGCGCTGACGGCAAAACTCATCCAGGTGGCGCTGGATCTCCTCCCACGTCCGG TTTCAGCCCCCCTGGACATGGTGTGGGTTTACACAGCAGAGCCCCCGCCACCAGCACTGTACCCGACGCACACAGGCGACTTCCTGCTCCACAGTGCAGCTGTCGCTGAG GATCTGGTCAAGTCATTGGAGGGCCTACACTACTCTGAGGGCAGGAGAGCCAGTGGTGGTGTGTAG
- the LOC111849489 gene encoding uncharacterized protein isoform X2, whose amino-acid sequence MSGCGGGLIGAVSKGTEEEVADCRQERKEPSQGDEERLQSEENDKLLINSKQNGLTWILVSGGADATPSPYSQLRTLAAHLPCEHPVVLSACQAGEDPTDPWNQDGPTPLTLIPSPWDYQWEEMLMEALPLSESSGLHPADLTTGALTAKLIQVALDLLPRPVSAPLDMVWVYTAEPPPPALYPTHTGDFLLHSAAVAEDLVKSLEGLHYSEGRRASGGV is encoded by the exons atgAGTGGGTGTGGCGGGGGCCTCATTGGGGCTGTTTCCAAGGGCACAGAGGAGGAGGTGGCAGACTGCAGGCAGGAGCGTAAGGAGCCTTCCCAGGGAGACGAAGAGAGGCTACAGAGTGAGGAGAATGACAAACTCCTTATCAACAGCAAGCAGAACGGCCTGACATGG ATTCTCGTGTCAGGCGGGGCTGACGCCACCCCATCACCTTACTCTCAACTCCGCACACTGGCCGCTCATCTTCCCTGTGAACACCCCGTGGTTCTATCTGCGTGCCAGGCCGGGGAAGACCCGACAGACCCGTGGAACCAGGATGGACCGACGCCATTGACTCTGATCCCGAGTCCCTGGGATTACCAGTGGGAGGAGATGTTGATGGAGGCGCTGCCACTGTCAGA AAGCTCCGGCCTGCACCCCGCTGATCTGACCACCGGTGCGCTGACGGCAAAACTCATCCAGGTGGCGCTGGATCTCCTCCCACGTCCGG TTTCAGCCCCCCTGGACATGGTGTGGGTTTACACAGCAGAGCCCCCGCCACCAGCACTGTACCCGACGCACACAGGCGACTTCCTGCTCCACAGTGCAGCTGTCGCTGAG GATCTGGTCAAGTCATTGGAGGGCCTACACTACTCTGAGGGCAGGAGAGCCAGTGGTGGTGTGTAG
- the LOC111849489 gene encoding uncharacterized protein isoform X1, which yields MSGCGGGLIGAVSKGTEEEVADCRQERKEPSQGDEERLQSEENDKLLINSKQNGLTWILVSGGADATPSPYSQLRTLAAHLPCEHPVVLSACQAGEDPTDPWNQDGPTPLTLIPSPWDYQWEEMLMEALPLSDRSSGLHPADLTTGALTAKLIQVALDLLPRPVSAPLDMVWVYTAEPPPPALYPTHTGDFLLHSAAVAEDLVKSLEGLHYSEGRRASGGV from the exons atgAGTGGGTGTGGCGGGGGCCTCATTGGGGCTGTTTCCAAGGGCACAGAGGAGGAGGTGGCAGACTGCAGGCAGGAGCGTAAGGAGCCTTCCCAGGGAGACGAAGAGAGGCTACAGAGTGAGGAGAATGACAAACTCCTTATCAACAGCAAGCAGAACGGCCTGACATGG ATTCTCGTGTCAGGCGGGGCTGACGCCACCCCATCACCTTACTCTCAACTCCGCACACTGGCCGCTCATCTTCCCTGTGAACACCCCGTGGTTCTATCTGCGTGCCAGGCCGGGGAAGACCCGACAGACCCGTGGAACCAGGATGGACCGACGCCATTGACTCTGATCCCGAGTCCCTGGGATTACCAGTGGGAGGAGATGTTGATGGAGGCGCTGCCACTGTCAGA CAGAAGCTCCGGCCTGCACCCCGCTGATCTGACCACCGGTGCGCTGACGGCAAAACTCATCCAGGTGGCGCTGGATCTCCTCCCACGTCCGG TTTCAGCCCCCCTGGACATGGTGTGGGTTTACACAGCAGAGCCCCCGCCACCAGCACTGTACCCGACGCACACAGGCGACTTCCTGCTCCACAGTGCAGCTGTCGCTGAG GATCTGGTCAAGTCATTGGAGGGCCTACACTACTCTGAGGGCAGGAGAGCCAGTGGTGGTGTGTAG